In Cydia pomonella isolate Wapato2018A chromosome 1, ilCydPomo1, whole genome shotgun sequence, one genomic interval encodes:
- the LOC133519787 gene encoding peptidyl-prolyl cis-trans isomerase NIMA-interacting 4: MPPKKQPEKAGKGGKSGVDAKESGAKEKKGGTAVKVRHILCEKQSKCLEALEKLKAGQKFPEVAAAYSEDKARSGGDLGWQTRGAMVGPFQDAAFALPISTVANPVYTDPPIKTKFGYHIIMVEGKK, from the exons atgccACCCAAAAAGCAGCCCGAAAAGGCAGGCAAGGGAGGGAAATCTGGAGTTGATGCAAAAG AATCTGGCGCGAAAGAGAAAAAAGGCGGCACAGCTGTCAAAGTCAGACACATATTGTGTGAGAAACAGTCAAAATGTTTGGAAGCTTTAGAAAAGCTTAAAGCGGGACAGAAGTTTCCTGAAGTAGCAGCAGCATATAGCGAGGACAAAGCTCGGTCGGGCGGCGACCTCGGCTGGCAGACGCGCGGCGCTATGGTGGGGCCGTTCCAGGATGCTGCCTTCGCCTTGCCTATCTCGACCGTCGCTAATCCCGTCTACACTGACCCTCccataaaaactaaatttggcTACCACATAATTATGGTAGAAGGGAAAAAATGA